A portion of the Zootoca vivipara chromosome 6, rZooViv1.1, whole genome shotgun sequence genome contains these proteins:
- the POLR1G gene encoding DNA-directed RNA polymerase I subunit RPA34 produces MEVRGSGGVDQSGAPEGPLRFECPEEFAASPFAPGPPLSPESLRSPSKQLVLIRAPANFSPESLEGHTVPLVGFQILKAPQSDGTQKVYHVQATPGERGSSARLLVPSGHLDLLTCAPPFSSSLTFCERYGDPGANQALFPVAARPAPQIPEGLKQRFLPFGGCPKRPSPLQEVAEEPPRKKRKKKRTLERVGDPQEHPLVKQEESWASGDVEAISEGLVARVEIAPEEGAGEEGRRSKKRKKEKRKEEEGEMMVAPSEAEPRSHIGGNGSPEVGGRAPHKHKKKRKHEEEAAAVPTALVGPACLKTEPGREPNSLGASPQACLAQVKEEPELGLLKKKKKKREKAKEERGTESLEPSSVKQELGGWGELEVPSGTPGEGGGEQWQGESSELRAEELSQKHHKKKKKKHKGEEEAS; encoded by the exons ATGGAGGTGCGGGGTAGCGGCGGCGTTGACCAGAGCGGAGCCCCGGAGG GACCGTTGCGTTTTGAGTGCCCGGAGGAGTTCGCCGCCAGCCCGTTTGCCCCTGGGCCGCCCCTCAGCCCCGAGTCGCTCCGGAGCCCCTCGAAGCAGCTGGTGCTGATCAGAGCCCCCGCTAACTTCAGCCCTGAGAG CCTCGAAGGCCACACCGTGCCCCTCGTGGGCTTCCAGATTCTGAAGGCACCGCAGTCTGATGGGACCCAGAAGGTCTACCATGTCCAAGCGACTCCAGGGGAACGGGGCAGCAGTGCCCGGCTGCTCGTCCCATCAGGCCACCTGGACCTCCTCACCTGCGCACCCCCTTTCAGCAGCTCCCTGACTTTTTGCGAGAGGTATGGGGACCCCGGTGCCAACCAGGCCCTCTTCCCCGTCGCAGCCAGACCGGCCCCCCAGATCCCCGAAGGACTCAAGCAGCGCTTCCTGCCTTTTGGGGGCTGTCCGAAGCGGCCCTCTCCCCTGCAGGAAGTTGCCGAGGAGCCCCCccggaaaaagagaaaaaagaaacggACCCTCGAGAGGGTGGGGGACCCCCAGGAGCACCCCCTGGTGAAGCAAGAGGAGTCCTGGGCGAGTGGAGATGTGGAGGCAATTTCCGAAGGGCTGGTGGCTCGAGTGGAGATAGCCCCTGAGgaaggggctggggaggaggggcgcaggagcaagaagaggaagaaggagaagaggaaagaggaggagggagagatgatGGTGGCACCCTCCGAGGCTGAGCCCAGGTCCCACATAGGGGGTAACGGCAGCcctgaggtgggggggagggctcCACATAAGCATAAGAAGAAACGGAAACATGAAGAGGAGGCAGCTGCAGTGCCGACTGCCTTGGTGGGCCCTGCCTGCCTCAAGACCGAGCCGGGGAGGGAGCCGAACAGCCTGGGGGCCAGCCCCCAGGCCTGCCTGGCACAAGTCAAAGAGGAGCCTGAGCTGGGCCTcctcaagaagaaaaagaagaagagggagaaagccaAGGAGGAACGGGGGACGGAGTCGCTGGAGCCCAGCTCTGTGAAGCAGGAGCTGGGGGGTTGGGGTGAGTTGGAAGTCCCCTCTGGGACAcccggagaaggaggaggggagcagTGGCAGGGGGAATCCTCTGAGCTCAGAGCGGAGGAGCTCAGC